The DNA region GAAAAAGATTGCTTTGCTACTCGCCCTTATGATGATGTTCTCGGCCTGCGGGTCGAAGGCTCCGGCAGCTTCGTCCGGCGCGGGCGCTTCTCAGCCGGCCGCGTCCGCATCCCAGCCGGCGCAATCCGAACAGGAGCACGTGCTCCTGAAGCTCAATCACGTCCAGAGCAACACCGACCCCGCGCACGCGGCGTTTGAAGAACTGGCGAAGAATGTGATGGAGCGCTCGAACGGCACGCTGGAAATCCAGGTCTATGCGAATTCTGAGCTGGGCAGCAACAAGGACAACCTGGAGCAGATCAAAAATGGCGCGAATATCATTGCCAATGCCGACCCGGCGCTGATGGCTGACTATGTTCCCGACTACAGTGTCATGAACGGACCGTTCCTCTTCAAATCGAACGACGACCTGCAGAAGCTCTATAATTCCGCGTGGCATGACGGCATCGAGGAGAAATGCAGCGAACAGGGAATCAAAGTGCTGGCGATGAACTGGTATTTCGGCGAGCGGCATATCATCTCGAAAAAGCCGGTCCAGACGCCCGCCGACCTCAAAGGCATGAAAGTGCGCGTCCCGTCTGCAACCATGTGGGCTGAAACGATGAAAGCCATGGGCGCTGTTCCGACCACTCTGCAGTGGAGCGAAGTTTACAGCGGCCTGGAACAGGGCGTTGTGGAAGCCGCGGAAGCGCCGCTCTCAACCATCTACACTTCGAAACTGCAGGAAGCGGCCAAAAACGTTTCGCTGACCGGTCACTTCACCGGCATCATCGGCCTGGAGATGTCCCAGCAGATTTGGGATTCGCTGTCCGACGAGCATAAAACCATCCTCACTGAAGAGGTAGCCAAGCAGGGGGAAAAATACAGCGCGGGAGTTATCGCGGATGAGGAATCCTGGAAACAGAAATTGATCGACGAAGGCGTGACCGTCCACGAGGTCGACCGCGCGCCGTTTGCCGAGGCTGCGAAGGCTGCGTACGACAAATTCCCCGAGTGGACCCCTGGACTTTATGAAACCGTTCAGGAAGCGCTGAAATAAGTCGGTAAGGATACCGGCTTTCTGAAAGGA from Anaerotruncus rubiinfantis includes:
- a CDS encoding C4-dicarboxylate TRAP transporter substrate-binding protein yields the protein MKKIALLLALMMMFSACGSKAPAASSGAGASQPAASASQPAQSEQEHVLLKLNHVQSNTDPAHAAFEELAKNVMERSNGTLEIQVYANSELGSNKDNLEQIKNGANIIANADPALMADYVPDYSVMNGPFLFKSNDDLQKLYNSAWHDGIEEKCSEQGIKVLAMNWYFGERHIISKKPVQTPADLKGMKVRVPSATMWAETMKAMGAVPTTLQWSEVYSGLEQGVVEAAEAPLSTIYTSKLQEAAKNVSLTGHFTGIIGLEMSQQIWDSLSDEHKTILTEEVAKQGEKYSAGVIADEESWKQKLIDEGVTVHEVDRAPFAEAAKAAYDKFPEWTPGLYETVQEALK